A window of Candidatus Anstonellales archaeon contains these coding sequences:
- a CDS encoding shikimate kinase, producing the protein MKKPLLFAVVGCPISHSRSPQMQTSAMKKCGLNAIYFRLLAKSAQDVLNIAREIGLRGMNVTSPLKEDIAEKLNKASVEVERLGACNTVVFKNGQSIGFNTDTDGVLRAFQSAGIPLKGKSVVVLGAGGSAKAAIMALTQAGSNVICANRTTEKAKEICKMFGCRAIGISKGELKAAVVGSHIIISCVSTHERIVPRKLLKPSMAVLDANYSGKSALLSDARKVGCTIISPLEWLLFQGASAFEIFTGRKAPINLMRECAFSSYPELRTRRKIALIGFMGSGKSTVGKTLSKRLGFKFTETDVLIEKEVGMSISNIFNTFGEHRFRDMESAALKKALSDDKTVISCGGGIVLRKENVALLKDNCFVIWLYAGQGEILKRTRGNKNRPLLIGKNRKETIKRLLSYRLPLYASACHIAVNTNHKLPYQIAELIGEELIRGADK; encoded by the coding sequence ATGAAAAAACCGCTTTTGTTTGCAGTTGTCGGCTGCCCGATATCCCATAGCCGGAGTCCACAAATGCAAACATCTGCAATGAAAAAATGTGGACTAAATGCAATCTATTTTAGACTTTTGGCAAAAAGCGCTCAGGACGTTCTTAATATTGCAAGGGAAATCGGGCTTCGCGGCATGAATGTAACATCCCCCCTCAAAGAAGACATTGCAGAAAAATTAAACAAGGCAAGCGTGGAGGTAGAGAGACTCGGTGCATGCAACACAGTGGTATTCAAAAACGGTCAATCAATCGGCTTTAACACAGATACTGATGGAGTTCTCAGAGCCTTTCAGTCGGCCGGTATACCCCTAAAGGGAAAGTCCGTAGTAGTACTCGGAGCCGGTGGCTCTGCAAAAGCAGCCATTATGGCGCTAACTCAAGCTGGATCAAACGTTATCTGCGCCAATAGAACAACTGAGAAAGCAAAAGAAATATGTAAAATGTTTGGCTGCAGGGCTATAGGCATAAGCAAAGGAGAACTCAAAGCTGCAGTTGTTGGGTCACACATAATAATTTCATGCGTTTCAACCCATGAGCGCATCGTTCCCAGAAAGCTTCTTAAACCCTCGATGGCAGTTCTTGACGCAAACTACTCCGGCAAAAGTGCCCTACTCTCTGATGCAAGAAAGGTTGGTTGCACCATAATATCCCCTCTTGAGTGGCTCCTATTTCAAGGAGCATCAGCCTTTGAGATATTTACTGGAAGAAAAGCACCAATCAACCTCATGAGAGAATGCGCGTTTTCAAGCTATCCTGAATTAAGGACTCGAAGAAAAATAGCCCTCATTGGTTTTATGGGAAGCGGAAAGAGTACCGTGGGGAAGACCTTGTCAAAAAGGCTTGGCTTCAAATTCACAGAAACAGATGTTCTTATTGAAAAGGAGGTAGGCATGAGCATATCCAACATATTCAATACCTTTGGAGAGCATAGGTTTAGGGACATGGAATCAGCAGCACTTAAAAAAGCTCTAAGCGATGATAAAACAGTAATCTCATGTGGGGGAGGGATAGTACTAAGAAAAGAAAATGTGGCTCTTTTGAAAGATAATTGCTTTGTAATCTGGCTTTATGCAGGGCAAGGAGAGATTTTAAAGAGAACAAGAGGCAACAAGAACCGCCCCCTCCTCATAGGCAAAAATAGAAAAGAAACCATAAAAAGACTTTTGAGCTATCGCCTCCCCCTGTATGCTTCTGCATGCCATATTGCTGTAAACACCAATCACAAGCTCCCTTACCAAATAGCTGAACTGATAGGCGAGGAATTGATTAGGGGTGCAGATAAGTGA